One segment of Pleuronectes platessa chromosome 21, fPlePla1.1, whole genome shotgun sequence DNA contains the following:
- the LOC128427113 gene encoding glucose-induced degradation protein 4 homolog: protein MPVPAAYLGESPAAAFASSASLVPPPPINTRQPGVVTSLLYSGSRFRGHQKSKGNSYDVEVVLQHVTMEDSYLCGYLKIKGLTEEYPTLTTFFAGEIISRKRPFLTRKWDADEDVDRKHWGKFQAFYQYAKTFNSDDFNYEDLKNSDFIFMRWKEQFLVPDHTIKDISGASFAGFYYICFQKSTATIEGYYYHRSSEWYQSLNLTHVPEHSAAIYEFR from the exons ATGCCCGTCCCCGCCGCATACCTCGGCGAATCCCCCGCCGCGGCCTTCGCATCCTCGGCCTCGCTTGTCCCGCCGCCGCCGATAAACACGCGGCAGCCTGGCGTCGTCACCTCGCTGCTGTACAGCGGCTCCAGGTTCCGGGGCCACCAGAAGAGCAAAGGGAACTCGTACGACGTGGAGGTCGTGTTACAG CATGTCACCATGGAGGATTCCTACCTGTGTGGCTACCTGAAGATAAAGGGACTGACTGAG GAATACCCGACTCTGACCACATTCTTTGCCGGAGAGATCATCAGCAGGAAACGGCCATTTCTCACCAGGAAATGGGATGCAGATGAAGATGTGGATCGTAAGCATTGG GGCAAGTTCCAGGCCTTCTACCAGTATGCAAAGACCTTCAACTCAGACGATTTTAACTATGAGGATCTAAAGAACTCTGACTTTATTTTCATGAGGTGGAAG GAGCAGTTCCTGGTCCCAGACCATACTATCAAAGACATCAGCGGCGCTTCCTTTGCTGGATTCTACTACATCTGCTTCCAGAAATCCACAGCAACGATCGAGGGTTACTACTACCACAGGAGCTCTGAATG